In the Primulina tabacum isolate GXHZ01 chromosome 7, ASM2559414v2, whole genome shotgun sequence genome, ATTGGGAGCACTCATTTATGAACATAATAGCATCTAACAGACTTTCTTTGGCCAATCCCAACATGTCGTAAGCTTGTGCTCGCCTCCACAAACTTTTGGCATGACGATTAACAGGGTTGTTCAGACAAAGTGCCCGGGTAGCATCACTTATAGCAGCTAAAGGTTGTTGTAATAAAAGATGACATTGAGCTCGATTACTATATAATACCACCCGTTCTTTTTTTGACCTCATCGGGCACAAAGACAATGCTTCAGAATACTTGGAAGCGGCACCGGAAATATCACGTGCAGAAAATAAAGAATTTCCTTCGAGTTTAACCACTAAAGCAGCTGCTTGTTTTATATGGAGATCCTCTTTTGCCATGTTCTTTTCCCATTTCAGCTTTTGTCGAGAATCAAATAGTTCGTCAACTTGTTCTTTTGCCCGGGTACTGACTGAAGTCCTGCCTGTTCCTGATGACTTAATACATTCTCGTAGAACATTTACAATCGAATCCCCAAGTTTCTTGTGTTCACCTAATGAAGTTATTTCTGCAAAGTCAATTAGTGTAGGCACCGCCTTATCCATTACCTGCACAATTAGTGCGCAACAGTATAAGAATCGGTTAAAGATTGTTTCAAAACcaggaaaatttaaatttataaagcATATCAATTTTAGAAATTTCGAATCTATCCTAACGCTTCTCGCGTCATATTTTCCCTTCTTAACACGATGGATCATAGTAACTTATGGCTCCGTAATTAGCTgctattaattatttatagccCAATTTAAGAACAAAAGTACTTTAAACACAATGAGACTAATGTTTGATTCATGGAATTCAATTTGGTTTGCCAGGTGAATTGCAGATCGTGTACTTAACAAGATATCCTGTTAGCAGTACAGGTGTGTTTATGGGATCAAGGTGGTTCAGAGTGGTAAAAACAAGTCAAATCGAGTtgaatatttttgaaaagttaacACGACTAAACCTCAAAAAAAAAGCCCACAAACTTCTGAACAAGATAAACAAAAGCTAAAGCTTGCGTTGAGTTTTATTTCAAGCAAGCTTGAAACATTCATTAGCTAGCTGTCTTGGAGAATCATTAAACTAGTATTCAAGAACTCTCAGTTATCTAATCAAGAACCTCGCCAACATTCGATAGATTCCTACTGTGACCATGTCCTTGCTCAATCCATAGTCTTAGAAATGAATCACAAGTCTTAATATTTTCTACAGTTTGGGGGACCTCAACATCCGATAATGTGATATGGCTACAGAATAGCATCTATTATCAGTTTGAATTTATCCTAATCAATATTAGTTGCAATCTTGGTCAAATTCCTTTACGAAGCCTTGTTAGGATTGTGAGACAATTTTTAAGGTTAGTATTTAATGAAACTGTTATTCTTAGAGAAGAAAATTCGACTTAGACTGTGTAATGGTAATTCTTAGGGTACATAAATCCTGAATAAAGCTTGATTTGGGGAACAATCCCCTCCAAAGTGACTAAATAGAAGTCAAGTGCCCCTACGTGTGACAATTTCAATCTgaaattcaaaatcaaacttcaaGGTGTCCTGTAATCATCAATTGTCGAACTTAGTACACATACAAAATCAGCTTGAAATATGGCAAACATGACCACATCAATGTTTTACATGTTCTGGGTCAAACTAATCAGTTAAATCACATCTTGGAAGTTCTGTTCTGTCCTTTTTTCTAAACTAAGACGTCATTATCTATAGAAACCAGTATAAGGAAAGGAAACTGTAGATAAGCACCCACCTTTACTTCTCTATGCTTAAGGCTCTTATATAAGTTTAGAGTGTTTTATATCAATTTCCAATTCTTTCATCGTCACTTCAGATACGTAGATTTCTTTTTGCTAAAAGCTCTTATATAAGTTGAGTGTTTTTATATCAATTTCCTACTCTTTCATCGTCATTTCAGATACGTagattttttaattattcaCTTGTTTTTTTAACCTTCATCAGCTATTATGCATCTAGTTATGATGTACATTTAGCATCTAGCCAATCAGATATTTATGAAGTGGGAGATGCAGCATTAACATTTCTTAAGATGTAAGAGGAGACCACTTGAAGTATCCACTGTTCACAGAGTAAGAGCATTTTAGTCCGAGTGTTTTGCAGAACAGCATTGCAATGTAATTTTTTCCCTCAAATGTCCAATTCCTACTCAAACATGCATAACTTGAAATATATGAACAAATGTAAATCAATATTTATCAGTTATAAAAATTTGTTTCATCAAATTTCGACACATAAAATTCAGCAGTTAAAAAGTCTAGTTAGAAACATAATAGagagaagaataaaaaaaaaattaataccaACATGAGATGGAGCAATAATCAAATGGAGAAATTACCTTATGACATGTATTAGGATCTTGGAGCAACCAAAGAAGACAGTCGATAGCCATATATTGCCAGTCATCCGATGATCGTGCTATGTTACACAAAGCATCTATAATTCCAGGACAGCTAGAGACCGGGCCCCTACCAAGCTTATGATGGCAAATTGTTCGTAGCAATCCAATCCCGGCTGGAGAATTTTCATTAACAAGTCCACCCCACATACCCGGAAGCTTTATTAAAAATTCTTGTTGGCAAATTGTAGGAAGAAATTCAGGTTTGAAAGCAAAACAATTGATGAGTTGTAAAGACCAGCACTGCAGCTGACTAGCCCATTCCTCTGCCTTCCTCGATTCCATTTCAACACCACCCATGCCACGAGTAAGGAGATCACAGTGATAACTAAGCCTCCTGTCAACATACTGGTAAAAGTGAGAATAAACAATTTCCAAGGCACTCATAGCCAGTTGCATTGACAGCTCCAAGATTTCACCATGGCTCGATACGGCAGAAAAAGTAGTAGCATAGGTAGCTAAGTGACCAAGTGCTCTTACAGCCACTCTCTGTTCGACCCATGTTAACCTTCCTCTCAATAGTTCGACCAGTGCCGGTATAACCCCAGCATGCACAGAAGTTTCAGCAAACTCTTCCATATTCATAGTGTATGATCCGATTATATGAGCTGCGTAGTacggtatatatatattttggtcATGAGATAGCCAACGGCGATTCTTTAAGCCCTTCCAAATGAGTGCTGCCATGCATTCAAAAATTCCGAGCTCAATGAACTCTGGATCATTAGGATGAGCCATGGCGGTATTCCAAAGGCCACTGATGGGAAGAACCTGACCATCGTCATCTTGTGAAGGAAGTTCTCGAAAGAACTTCAATATACTTGCTTTGCGCTTACTCGGGTTCCCTTCCTTCATCACACAGAAAAAGCAACCAGGATACGGACAGTCGGGGGACACTTTATCCATGCTCATGGTTCTACGTACTGTGATCTTCAAAAAGACCAAGTAACTAGTTCCTCTTATCAACCTGCTACTATGTGATCACTTAGTCAGACAATGATTGTCAAACTGGGAAAGAAGTTTTACTGCTTGATATCTGATATgatgattaaatataatttcttaaTCAGTATCAGTATAAAGGCTTCTACATGACACATTGAGTAATGAATCCTGATTCGTAACAGTTTGCTCAAGGCATAAATGGCAGATTTGTGATACCACAAATAATAGCTTTTGTCTTTGTTTTTAAGTATGATGCATTAAATGATAACTGCTTATGTCGAAAATAAAATACTTAACATttgaaaatgaaaagatgatACAATAGATATCAGCTCCTCTTTCTCCGGTGAATTACAAAGTCAACAAGCCACATTTGATCATTCAGAGAATGCTAATAAAATTGAGTCAATCACCAAATCATCCAATCAATCATCTCTAATCTAATTCTACAACAATATTTACGAATCATCTTTTTCTTATATGATTTTGTTCTTTCATAATCACTCCacaacacaaaatatgacaatccAATTAGTTAGCAGTTTGCAAGAAGTAAAAGCTATCACTGTTAACGTCTCAGCAAATTAAGTCCCCTTTAAACAACAATAACCGATCTAGTTACAGCATAGTTGGTCAGACACAAGTTTCGtcaatcataatcaatatccaaATGCAAACATCTCAACAGCAGGGGAAATCAAATGTTTTTCGTCGCCAGTTACAGTAATTGActgaagaaaaataaagaaattttGACGGGACTCAAAATTCAACTTCCCAAAATGCAGATGTATCAATAGTACCGATTagtcacaaaaaaaaaaaaaaaaaaaaa is a window encoding:
- the LOC142551416 gene encoding uncharacterized protein LOC142551416, whose amino-acid sequence is MSMDKVSPDCPYPGCFFCVMKEGNPSKRKASILKFFRELPSQDDDGQVLPISGLWNTAMAHPNDPEFIELGIFECMAALIWKGLKNRRWLSHDQNIYIPYYAAHIIGSYTMNMEEFAETSVHAGVIPALVELLRGRLTWVEQRVAVRALGHLATYATTFSAVSSHGEILELSMQLAMSALEIVYSHFYQYVDRRLSYHCDLLTRGMGGVEMESRKAEEWASQLQCWSLQLINCFAFKPEFLPTICQQEFLIKLPGMWGGLVNENSPAGIGLLRTICHHKLGRGPVSSCPGIIDALCNIARSSDDWQYMAIDCLLWLLQDPNTCHKVMDKAVPTLIDFAEITSLGEHKKLGDSIVNVLRECIKSSGTGRTSVSTRAKEQVDELFDSRQKLKWEKNMAKEDLHIKQAAALVVKLEGNSLFSARDISGAASKYSEALSLCPMRSKKERVVLYSNRAQCHLLLQQPLAAISDATRALCLNNPVNRHAKSLWRRAQAYDMLGLAKESLLDAIMFINECSQSTDPDLSLRQNKVPDYAERLVKKQMRAAWLFREAAIKHGGVQCEGDPGDIRGHESDDSEWETASESDVENDGKDELGDDDGEWKNELERKDRHHKASIKDLKHGYNLQLTENET